The Luteolibacter arcticus genome includes a window with the following:
- a CDS encoding putative quinol monooxygenase produces the protein MSLPQNLVTIHPYFKLHPGKQEESEAIMADFIAKTRTESARLFYEFTVNGDEVFCREGYVGGEGVLAHLENVGEVLGRMLTISDLLRLEFHGPAEEIDKLRGPLGHLNPAWFVLKAGIER, from the coding sequence ATGAGCCTTCCTCAGAACCTCGTTACCATTCACCCCTATTTCAAACTCCACCCCGGCAAACAGGAGGAATCGGAGGCGATCATGGCCGACTTCATCGCGAAGACCCGCACCGAGTCGGCGCGTCTCTTTTACGAATTCACCGTCAATGGCGACGAGGTCTTCTGCCGCGAAGGCTATGTCGGCGGGGAGGGCGTGCTGGCCCACTTGGAAAACGTCGGCGAAGTCCTCGGCCGGATGCTGACCATTTCCGACCTCCTCCGCCTCGAATTCCACGGCCCGGCCGAGGAAATCGACAAGCTCCGCGGGCCGCTCGGCCACCTGAATCCGGCGTGGTTCGTCCTCAAGGCCGGGATCGAGCGGTGA
- a CDS encoding bifunctional aconitate hydratase 2/2-methylisocitrate dehydratase — MHLYQDYLAEIEERKAAGLHPKPIDGAELLAEIIAQIKDPSHEHRKQSLDFLIYNTLPGTTSAAGEKARFLEEVILGKSVVAEISPAFAFELLSHMKGGASIHTLLNLALGEDADIAPQAAEVLKTQVYLYDADTARLKAAYEAGNPVAKDILESYAAAEFFTKLPDVLEEVQVVTYIAAEGDISTDLLSPGNQAHSRSDRELHGKCLITVEAQEAIKALQKLHPDKSVMLIAEKGTMGVGSSRMSGVNNVALWTGRQASPYVPFVNIFPIVAGTNGISPIFLTTVSVTGGIGIDLKNWVKKTDAEGKVVTNDNGDPVLEQAYSVETGTVLTINTKEKKLYGNGKVLADIASAFTPQKLEFIKAGGSYAIVFGKKLQTFAAETLGIEAPAVFAPAKEVSHQGQGLTAVEKIFNRNAVGTTPGLTLHAGSDVRVKVNIVGSQDTTGLMTSQELEAMAATVISPTVDAAYQSGCHTASVWDKKAQANIPRLMSFMQGFGLITARDPKDGYHAMTDVIHKVLNDLTVDDWDIIIGGDSHTRMSKGVAFGADSGTVALALATGEATMPIPQSVKVTFKGTLKAYMDFRDVVHATQAQMLKKFGENVFQGRVIEVHIGTLPADQAFTFTDWTAEMKAKASICISQPETLIESLETAKNRIQIMIDKGMDNESQVLQGLIDKADKRIAEIRSGEKPPLAPDATAKYHAEMVVDLDIIDEPMIADPDVNNEDVSKRYTHDVIRGLSYYEGSKAVDLGFVGSCMVHKGDFKIVAKILRNLEQSQGKVEFNAPLVVAAPTYNIIDELKAEGDWDILQKYSGFEFDDNVPKTAARTEYQNMMYLERPGCNLCMGNQEKAEKGDTVMATSTRLFQGRVVEDTERKKGESLLSSTPVVVLSAILGRTPSLNEYKTAVEGIDLTTFAPPVSELVAAS; from the coding sequence ATGCATCTTTATCAGGACTACTTGGCGGAAATTGAGGAACGCAAAGCCGCAGGTTTGCATCCCAAACCCATCGATGGGGCCGAACTTCTGGCCGAAATCATCGCGCAGATCAAAGACCCCTCCCACGAGCATCGGAAGCAGTCCCTCGATTTCCTGATTTATAACACCCTCCCCGGCACGACCAGCGCGGCGGGTGAGAAGGCCCGATTCCTGGAGGAAGTCATTCTCGGTAAATCGGTTGTGGCGGAAATCTCCCCCGCCTTCGCCTTCGAGCTGCTCTCCCACATGAAGGGCGGGGCATCCATCCATACCCTTCTCAATCTCGCGCTCGGCGAAGATGCGGATATCGCCCCGCAAGCCGCCGAGGTTCTCAAGACCCAAGTCTATCTCTACGACGCCGATACCGCGCGCCTCAAAGCCGCCTACGAGGCCGGCAACCCGGTCGCGAAAGACATCCTCGAAAGCTACGCCGCCGCCGAGTTCTTCACCAAGCTCCCGGACGTCCTGGAGGAAGTCCAAGTCGTCACCTACATCGCGGCCGAGGGAGACATCTCGACCGACCTTCTTTCCCCTGGCAATCAGGCGCACTCCCGCTCCGACCGCGAGCTGCACGGCAAGTGCCTGATCACCGTCGAGGCTCAGGAAGCCATCAAGGCCCTGCAGAAGCTTCACCCCGACAAGAGCGTCATGCTCATCGCGGAAAAGGGCACCATGGGCGTGGGTTCCTCCCGCATGTCTGGCGTCAACAACGTCGCGCTCTGGACCGGCAGGCAGGCCAGCCCCTACGTGCCTTTCGTGAATATCTTCCCGATCGTCGCGGGCACCAACGGCATTTCGCCGATCTTCCTCACCACCGTCAGCGTCACCGGCGGCATCGGCATCGATCTCAAGAACTGGGTCAAGAAAACCGACGCCGAAGGCAAGGTCGTGACCAACGACAACGGAGATCCCGTTCTGGAGCAGGCTTACTCGGTCGAAACCGGAACCGTCCTCACGATCAACACCAAGGAGAAGAAGCTCTACGGCAACGGCAAGGTGTTGGCCGACATTGCCTCCGCGTTCACCCCGCAGAAACTCGAGTTCATCAAGGCGGGCGGCTCCTACGCCATCGTCTTCGGCAAGAAACTCCAGACCTTCGCGGCCGAAACGCTGGGAATTGAAGCACCCGCGGTCTTCGCTCCCGCAAAGGAAGTTTCCCATCAGGGACAGGGCCTCACCGCCGTAGAAAAGATCTTCAACCGCAATGCCGTCGGCACCACTCCCGGCCTGACCTTGCACGCCGGTTCCGACGTCCGTGTGAAGGTCAACATCGTCGGCTCGCAGGACACCACCGGCCTGATGACCTCGCAGGAGCTGGAGGCCATGGCCGCCACCGTCATCTCGCCCACGGTCGATGCCGCCTACCAATCCGGCTGCCACACCGCGTCCGTGTGGGACAAGAAGGCCCAGGCCAATATCCCGAGGCTGATGTCCTTCATGCAGGGCTTCGGGCTCATCACCGCCCGCGACCCAAAAGACGGCTATCACGCGATGACCGACGTCATCCACAAGGTCCTCAATGACCTCACCGTGGACGACTGGGACATCATCATCGGCGGCGACTCCCACACCCGCATGTCCAAGGGCGTCGCCTTTGGCGCGGACTCCGGCACGGTCGCCCTCGCTCTCGCCACCGGCGAAGCGACCATGCCGATTCCCCAGTCCGTCAAGGTGACCTTCAAGGGCACGCTCAAGGCCTACATGGATTTCCGCGACGTGGTCCACGCCACCCAGGCGCAGATGCTGAAGAAATTCGGCGAGAACGTTTTTCAAGGCCGCGTCATCGAGGTCCACATCGGCACCCTTCCCGCCGACCAGGCGTTCACCTTCACCGACTGGACCGCCGAGATGAAGGCCAAGGCGTCCATCTGCATTTCACAGCCCGAAACCCTCATCGAATCCTTGGAAACTGCGAAGAACCGCATCCAGATCATGATCGACAAGGGCATGGACAACGAAAGCCAAGTCCTCCAGGGCCTGATCGACAAAGCCGACAAACGCATCGCTGAAATCCGCTCCGGGGAAAAGCCGCCCCTCGCTCCCGATGCCACTGCCAAGTATCATGCCGAGATGGTCGTGGACCTCGACATCATCGACGAGCCGATGATCGCCGACCCCGACGTCAACAACGAGGACGTCTCCAAGCGCTACACCCACGACGTCATCCGCGGCCTCTCCTACTACGAAGGTAGTAAGGCAGTTGACCTTGGTTTCGTCGGCTCCTGCATGGTTCACAAGGGCGACTTTAAAATCGTCGCCAAGATCCTCAGGAACCTCGAGCAGAGCCAAGGCAAGGTGGAGTTCAACGCGCCGCTTGTGGTCGCCGCGCCAACTTATAACATCATCGACGAGCTCAAGGCCGAAGGCGACTGGGACATCCTTCAGAAGTACTCCGGCTTTGAGTTCGACGACAACGTGCCCAAAACCGCCGCCCGCACCGAGTATCAGAACATGATGTATCTCGAGCGCCCGGGCTGCAACCTCTGCATGGGCAACCAGGAAAAGGCCGAAAAAGGCGACACGGTCATGGCCACCTCGACCCGCCTTTTCCAAGGCCGCGTCGTGGAAGACACCGAGCGGAAAAAGGGCGAGTCCCTGCTGTCGTCCACCCCCGTCGTCGTCCTCTCCGCCATCCTCGGCCGGACTCCGAGCTTGAACGAATACAAGACCGCCGTCGAAGGCATCGACCTCACCACCTTCGCCCCACCGGTGAGTGAGCTGGTGGCTGCTTCCTAA
- a CDS encoding S1C family serine protease: MKSLLPRALAALVTLSAAFAQEGRKFDKLLTYEDVVILKMEPDGIRVMHKGGIAKIAFERLPPELVAEFGLNPEDAELHRKNTTVAESEAATRQKGADFLKSRVTKLSGTILQVKEGGMLLSPAIFTTGKTTEIKIPYTIQEDGPTTLQPHRKPKLRKGYKTETVPETITVEAAWLSCDTKPYIDGMRFEKDVYTVGKFSYVGTDGAERTVPSFTTKSSELLAAAGHGAAVEAAKTPTGTSTGTGFFITGVGHLLTNNHVVEKRTKIEVQVGGRFLPAKVLKFDATNDIALLKVEAPSTKWLPLGEEKGVGLAKPVFTVGFPQVTVQGSSAKFTEGSVSSLSGANDDRRYFQISVPIQPGNSGSPLVDGTGKVVGIVSATLSSGVSERGLEINQNVNYALKISYAKSMLGSAFIAPTPLANPPKTREAIVQAAADAVVLIRAQ; this comes from the coding sequence ATGAAGTCGCTCCTCCCGCGCGCCCTTGCAGCACTGGTCACCTTGTCCGCCGCTTTTGCCCAGGAGGGCCGGAAGTTCGACAAGCTCCTGACCTATGAAGACGTGGTCATCCTCAAGATGGAGCCGGATGGCATCCGCGTCATGCACAAGGGCGGCATCGCCAAGATTGCCTTCGAGCGCCTGCCTCCGGAGCTGGTCGCGGAATTCGGCTTGAATCCCGAGGACGCCGAGCTTCACCGCAAGAACACCACCGTCGCCGAGTCCGAGGCCGCCACCCGCCAGAAGGGGGCGGACTTTCTCAAGTCGCGAGTCACCAAGCTCTCCGGGACCATCCTGCAGGTAAAGGAGGGCGGCATGCTGCTCTCCCCCGCCATCTTCACCACCGGCAAGACCACCGAGATCAAGATCCCCTACACGATCCAGGAAGACGGACCGACCACCCTCCAGCCTCACCGCAAGCCCAAGCTTCGCAAGGGCTACAAGACCGAGACCGTCCCCGAGACCATCACCGTGGAAGCGGCATGGCTCAGTTGCGATACCAAGCCCTACATCGACGGGATGCGCTTCGAGAAAGACGTCTATACGGTCGGCAAGTTCAGCTACGTCGGGACGGACGGTGCCGAGCGGACCGTCCCTTCATTCACCACCAAGTCCTCCGAATTGCTCGCCGCCGCTGGCCACGGTGCCGCGGTCGAGGCCGCGAAAACGCCGACGGGAACTTCCACCGGCACTGGCTTCTTCATCACCGGCGTCGGCCACCTTCTCACCAACAACCACGTGGTCGAGAAGCGCACCAAGATCGAGGTCCAGGTGGGCGGCCGTTTCCTGCCCGCAAAGGTCCTCAAGTTCGATGCCACCAACGACATCGCCCTCCTGAAGGTGGAGGCTCCATCCACCAAGTGGCTGCCGCTGGGTGAAGAAAAAGGCGTCGGCCTCGCCAAGCCGGTATTCACCGTGGGGTTCCCGCAGGTGACGGTGCAGGGCAGTTCGGCGAAGTTCACCGAGGGAAGCGTCAGCTCGCTCTCCGGGGCGAACGACGACCGACGCTACTTCCAGATCAGCGTGCCGATCCAGCCGGGCAACTCGGGCAGTCCCTTGGTCGACGGCACCGGAAAAGTGGTGGGCATCGTCTCCGCCACGCTGAGCAGCGGCGTCTCCGAGCGAGGGCTGGAGATCAACCAGAACGTCAACTACGCGCTCAAAATCAGCTACGCGAAGTCCATGCTCGGCTCGGCCTTCATCGCACCCACGCCCCTGGCGAATCCACCGAAGACCCGCGAGGCGATCGTCCAAGCCGCGGCCGACGCCGTGGTCCTGATCCGGGCTCAGTGA
- a CDS encoding aconitate hydratase, translating into MDTLRTFKTGTGADGKFFSLPALAEQGFPNLPKLPVSIRIVLESVLRCVDGRKVSEKDVANLANYNAKAPGEYEIPFTVARIVLQDFTGVPLLVDVAAMRDAAVKRGAAPEKIEPLVPVDLVVDHSVQVDFAGSQLSLDRNMAIEFIRNRERYEFLKWGQQAFETFSVVPPGIGIVHQVNLEYLAKGVLSKDGVYYPDTLVGTDSHTTMINGLGVVGWGVGGIEAEAGMLGQPVTFLVPEVVGVYLTGELKEGVTATDMTLRITQMLRKHGVVGKFVEFFGPGAKALSLPDRATIANMAPEYGATMGFFPVDEETIAYMRGTGRSEELCTTVENYYKAQGLFGIPDKGECEYTDQLELDLSTIVPSVAGPKRPQDRIDVTALRETFDTLFSAPVSAGGFGLDAAQREIRVKLSMREKAGVSVDSLLATDGNHKPFEGRPRNEVEMVSNRPTPDVVVDPDLFEGGPVDLELGHGSILIAAITSCTNTSNPSVMIAAGLVAKKANALGLTVAPYVKTSLAPGSRVVTDYFEATGLQKELDQLGFQTVGYGCTTCIGNSGPLHPSIEGAISEGSLVCASVLSGNRNFEARVHGSIKANFLMSPPLVVAYALAGRVDLDLTTEPLGNDKDGNPVFLKDLWPTHQEVKDQLATALKPAVYQKLYGDLDSANPKWGEISGSTGATYSWDEKSTYIQSPPFFDGGATVVGDILNARPLGIFGDSVTTDHISPAGSIKATSPAGKYLIENGVEKAEFNSYGARRGNDRVMTRGTFANVRIKNLMCPGVEGGYTQYFGDAEVSAPDQAIEAVEGAKPTFIYDASMAYQADGTKLIIIGGEDYGMGSSRDWAAKGTRLLGVSAVITKSFERIHRSNLIGMGVLPLNFIHADDYDRVKGLTGARFDITGISGELKPMQDALLVCHLPDHSRVEFSLKVRLDTPAEVDYYLAGGILPYVLDQILA; encoded by the coding sequence ATGGACACTCTCCGCACGTTCAAGACCGGCACCGGTGCCGACGGCAAATTTTTCTCCCTGCCCGCACTGGCCGAACAAGGCTTCCCGAATCTCCCCAAGCTGCCGGTGTCCATCCGGATCGTGCTGGAGTCCGTGCTGCGCTGTGTGGACGGCCGCAAGGTGTCCGAAAAGGACGTGGCGAACCTCGCCAACTACAACGCGAAGGCACCCGGCGAGTATGAGATCCCTTTCACGGTCGCCCGGATCGTGCTGCAGGACTTTACCGGCGTGCCGCTGCTGGTGGACGTGGCGGCCATGCGCGATGCCGCGGTGAAGCGCGGCGCGGCTCCGGAAAAGATCGAGCCGCTGGTGCCCGTGGACCTCGTGGTGGACCACTCGGTGCAGGTCGATTTCGCCGGCTCGCAGCTCTCGCTGGACCGCAACATGGCGATCGAATTCATCCGCAACCGCGAGCGCTATGAGTTCCTCAAGTGGGGCCAGCAGGCTTTCGAGACCTTCTCGGTAGTGCCTCCGGGCATCGGCATCGTCCACCAGGTGAACCTTGAGTACCTCGCCAAGGGCGTGCTTTCGAAGGACGGCGTCTATTATCCAGACACGCTTGTTGGAACTGACTCGCACACAACGATGATCAACGGCCTCGGCGTTGTGGGTTGGGGTGTGGGCGGCATCGAGGCGGAGGCCGGGATGCTCGGCCAGCCGGTGACTTTTCTGGTTCCGGAAGTGGTCGGCGTATACCTCACCGGCGAGCTGAAGGAAGGTGTGACCGCCACCGACATGACGCTGCGCATCACCCAGATGCTGCGGAAGCACGGGGTGGTGGGCAAGTTCGTCGAATTCTTCGGCCCCGGCGCGAAGGCACTCAGCCTGCCCGACCGCGCCACCATCGCGAACATGGCTCCCGAATACGGCGCGACCATGGGCTTCTTCCCGGTCGATGAGGAGACCATCGCCTACATGCGCGGCACAGGCCGCTCTGAGGAACTCTGCACCACGGTGGAGAACTATTACAAGGCGCAGGGCCTGTTCGGCATCCCCGATAAGGGCGAGTGTGAATACACCGACCAGCTCGAGCTGGATCTCTCCACCATCGTTCCGTCCGTCGCCGGGCCGAAGCGCCCGCAAGACCGCATCGATGTGACCGCGCTGCGCGAGACCTTCGACACGCTCTTCAGCGCGCCGGTGTCCGCCGGTGGCTTCGGCCTGGATGCCGCCCAGCGCGAGATCCGCGTGAAGCTGAGCATGCGGGAGAAGGCCGGTGTTTCGGTCGATTCGTTGCTCGCCACCGATGGCAACCACAAGCCCTTCGAAGGTCGCCCGCGCAACGAAGTCGAGATGGTTTCCAATCGACCGACGCCTGACGTCGTCGTCGATCCCGATCTTTTCGAAGGTGGCCCGGTGGATCTCGAACTCGGCCACGGCTCGATCCTGATCGCCGCTATCACTTCCTGCACGAACACCAGCAACCCGAGCGTGATGATCGCCGCGGGCTTGGTGGCGAAGAAGGCGAATGCGCTCGGCCTGACCGTCGCGCCGTACGTGAAGACCTCACTGGCTCCCGGCTCACGCGTGGTTACCGATTACTTCGAGGCAACCGGCCTGCAGAAGGAGCTGGACCAGCTCGGCTTCCAGACTGTCGGCTACGGCTGCACCACCTGCATCGGCAACTCCGGCCCGCTGCACCCGTCGATCGAAGGCGCGATTTCCGAGGGTAGCCTCGTCTGCGCCTCGGTGCTCTCCGGCAACCGCAACTTCGAGGCCCGCGTCCACGGCTCGATCAAGGCGAACTTCCTGATGAGCCCGCCGCTGGTGGTCGCCTACGCCCTTGCCGGCCGCGTCGACCTCGACCTGACCACCGAGCCGCTTGGCAATGACAAGGATGGCAATCCTGTCTTTCTCAAGGACCTCTGGCCGACCCACCAGGAGGTGAAAGACCAACTCGCCACCGCGCTCAAGCCCGCCGTCTATCAGAAGCTCTACGGCGACCTCGACTCGGCGAACCCGAAGTGGGGCGAGATTTCCGGCAGCACCGGCGCGACCTACTCGTGGGATGAGAAGTCCACCTACATCCAGAGCCCGCCCTTTTTCGATGGCGGCGCAACGGTCGTCGGCGACATCCTCAATGCCCGCCCGCTCGGCATCTTCGGCGACTCCGTCACCACCGACCACATCTCGCCCGCGGGATCGATCAAGGCGACCTCGCCGGCCGGCAAGTACCTCATCGAGAACGGTGTCGAGAAGGCCGAGTTCAACTCCTACGGCGCGCGCCGCGGCAATGACCGCGTGATGACACGCGGCACCTTCGCCAACGTCCGCATCAAGAACCTGATGTGCCCGGGCGTTGAAGGTGGCTACACGCAGTACTTCGGCGATGCGGAAGTCTCCGCGCCCGACCAAGCGATCGAGGCCGTGGAAGGTGCCAAGCCGACCTTCATCTACGATGCCTCGATGGCCTATCAGGCCGATGGCACCAAGCTCATCATCATCGGTGGCGAGGACTACGGCATGGGTAGTAGCCGCGACTGGGCCGCCAAGGGCACTCGCCTGCTCGGTGTCTCCGCTGTCATCACCAAGTCCTTCGAGCGCATCCACCGCAGCAACCTGATCGGCATGGGAGTGCTGCCGCTGAACTTCATCCATGCGGATGACTACGACCGCGTGAAGGGCCTCACCGGCGCGCGCTTCGACATCACTGGCATCTCCGGCGAGCTGAAGCCGATGCAGGACGCCCTGCTCGTCTGCCACCTGCCCGACCACTCGCGCGTGGAGTTTTCGCTGAAGGTCCGCCTCGATACCCCGGCGGAGGTGGACTACTACCTTGCGGGAGGTATCTTGCCCTACGTGCTGGATCAGATTCTGGCGTAA